Within Cellulophaga sp. L1A9, the genomic segment GTAAGCAGTATTCTAGAGAAACACTTTTTACAACAAAACCTAAACGTAATGCGGACTTTAGGGCTATAACCAAAGGTCTGTGTATATTTATAATGTCGCTAAATCTTATGGATTTAGCTTTGGACAAGAAAAATAAAACTAAACAATAAGCTTTAGCTTCGTGCGCAGACGGAAACGAAAAGTTTCCGTACTCCCGCACTACGCTTAGCTCAGTCGTTACCACACATTACAAAAAAGAAAAAATGGGAATATTTGACATCTTCAAAAAAGAGAAATCAAACTCAAACTCTACAACTGAAAATGGAATTTTAGGACCGACTTTTCTTGAAGAAAATATTGAACATATTTCTAACCCAAGGGAATTACATTCTCACGAGTGGAGACGTAAACTTAAATCAAAAAATGGTGAAACATTTTTCGAAATTAAGTATTATGGACAACTTCACTCTGACTATAAAAACTTAATCGTAGGAACTGACTTTGCTCCTGCTAAAATTATTGCGGTTAATATAAGTAACAAAAGTGAATACTTATTATTTGACGGATGCAAACACGGATATAATGCTATGTTTTGTGACAAATATTCTGACGAACAAATAAATAATAGAATTCCCGACAAAATATACAATGACGAAAAAGGAAATAGCAAATTCGAATTGATTATTTCAACTTATAACGGAATTGATTATGAAGACGAATATAGAGACGAAGTTGACTCAAATGGAGAAATAGAATTAATTAACGGACAAAAAGTTGACTTTGAAAAAGTAAAACGGAACGGATTTGACACTTTACAAATCTGGACTATTAATAAAAATGGAAATAAAATAGAAATAGTCTCAGAGGAATTAGCTTAAAAACGCGTGGTAACACTATATATAGCAAATTGGGCATTCAGTGGTTTCCGAAAGTTCAGAGCCATTTACAAACACCGCCAAATCTCTTAATTTGGCAATTAAAAAGAAAAAGATAAAACCTACTTGCGTATATCCGTACGTTGTATGTCATTGTGAAAATCAAATTATGGGATTAGATTTAGCTTAGTTTAGCCCCTAATAAGTTCGGAGTGATCTTTTAAATTTCAAACTTAATATATTTGAGATATGAAATACAAGAAATGGACCTTAGATCAGAAGTTAGAAATTCTCTCTATTTCAGAAGAGATCGGCATCATAGAAGCCTGTCGTAAATACGGAGTTAGTACAGGTACTTTTTATAGTTGGAAGACGAAACATGAGAGTCAAGGAGAAGCAGGCTTAAAAGTCATCTATGATACTAAAAGTAAAGAACACAAGCAGGCAGAAGAAGAAAACCGAATACTACGTAAGCTTCTAAGCAATAAGGAAATTGAATTAGAAGTACAACGAGAACTTTTAAAAAAAAAGTTTGGAACGTCCGATCCAAGAAAGATTTAGTGAATGCTGTTTATAGCAAGCATAAAATTAGTAAAACCAACATAATTAATATGGTAGGGATGGTTCATAGTAGCTATTACCGTACTCCCAGTTTTGGTAAAAAGGGTAATACTCCTAGTAAACTCACCTATCATAAATCTAGAGGTTGGGTTAATCAAGACGCTGTTATTGCTTCTATAAAAGAGATTTTAAGTCATGAATTTATAGATTGTGGTTACCGATTAATGACTTCTTACTTAAAAAAAGAAGCATACCTGATTAATCATAAAAAGCTCTACAGAATTATGAAAGAACAGGGAATGCTAAAACTAGAGAATCGGATAAACAGGAGTGGTTCTGGGCGTAAATTTGTAAAATTCAGAAAAGTAAATACCTCAAGACCAATGGAATGTTTAGAGATGGATATAAAGATGGTATGGATTCCTAATGTGGGTAAAAACGCTTATTTATTATCCATCATAGACGTACATACTCGTAGAATATTAAAAGACTATTTTTCTTTTTCTATTAAACAGGATAAGGTGATAGCGTTTTTATCAGAGTTGTTTGCAGAATACCAATACCCTGATAACGTTGTTATTAGAAGTGACAACGGTAGTCAGTTTATTGCAAATAATGTACGTGAATACCTTGGACTAATTGGGGTTCAGCAAGAATTTACACATATAGCCACACCAGAAGAAAATGCGCATATAGAAGCCTATCATGGAATACTAAAAAAAGAAATTTTTAAAAGAGTGGATTACACATGTTTTGGGCAAATTGAACAAATCTTAAAAAGGTATGTGACTTTTTACAACAATACTAGGTTACATGGGCTCTTAGGGCGTATTACACCAATGGAAAAATGGAACGCTGATAAACACCTAATTCTAATGAAAAAAATAACAGCTTAAGCTATAATCGAAATTTAAAAGATTACTCTTGTTTTATAGGGGTCAAAACATAGCTTTATTAGCAGTACCGGAAGAAGTTGAAAATATTCTAAAAAAAGCTGAACGTAAATTAGATTCGGAGTATTCAGATATAATTTTTCATCTTCCAAGAGCTTTTCAAGATGATTTTCAGGATTTTGGACATTCTGACTGGATTGAATTTAAAAATGACGCTCAAGATTTAGTTAAAAATTACCCTGAAGGAAAATTTGACTCTAAGTTCTATATTGATACAAATAGAACGTATGGAGTTCTTGATTATTTAATTGCTCAAAGAGAAAATGTAGATATTAATGATTCGAATTCCTTTTTTTATGATGGGATTAAATTTGAAAATTGCAAATCTGGTCAAGGGTTTAGTTTAATATATTGGGATTTAAATATTCTACAAAAGAAAAAGAAAATTTTAGATTCTTTATCATTTGAAAAACTCTATACATTCTATGATTTTAGAAAAATGATTGATGAAGGAGTCTATAAAATTGAACAAGTGAATGAAAATATTGAAGAATTACAAAATGTATTTATTGAAGTTAAAAAGTTTTTAAAATATGCAATTGAATTAAAAGGTTATGTGCTTGTACTGAAAAATTAAAACGCCATACAACACTATATATAGCAAATTGGGCGATTATTGCTTAATCCAAAGGTTGTTGTTTATTTGCAAAGTCGCCAAATCTTTTGATTTGGTATTAAAAGAGAAAAATTAAAACAAAATACAAAAGATTTGGCTTGTGGCTAGCTCGAAAATAATCACTTGTTTTCTGCCCAACATGCCATATATTAAACGTTACCTACAATATGAAAAAATTAATATCAATAGAAGAAAGAGAATCTAAACTTATAGAGTTTGGAGCGCCTAAAAAATTTATTCAAAGCATAGGAAATATCCCTGAAATAAAATTTCGAGTTGAAAATGTAGATGCTGCTTATTTTTATTTTCCAAAAATCACTAATTATAAAATATTGAGTGGACTTAATATAATTCCAATATACGATGAAGGAAATTCTTTTCGTGTGTTTGGATATAATGACTCAATCCAAAAGATATTTCACTTTGAATTGGAAAATGACGAAATATATACTGACTATGAAACAAATTGGGAATTACTTCTATTTGATATTATGTTTCAATACTATGAAGATGATATTGATGAAATACTTAACATAGAAACATTTAAAAAAGTTGGAAACAAACTAGGATTTGATAAATCTGAACCTCTTTATAAATTGCTTGACATTTCTTTAAACGAATACAATCAAAAATATAGAGAAATAAAAGTATGGAAAAAAGAAATAATCGAGAAACTAGAAATACAGTAGGTAATCGAGTAGACGGCTCCGCCCTTAATTAGAAACGGAGTGCGCCTCTCACACCACCGTACATACGGGTCTCGTATACGGCGGTTAGTAACCCATCTTTCCAATTGCTCTTTACACCAATCAAAACTATTTCTTACTTTATCAAATGACCACAAATTTTCTAGGGAATCGGTCACCCAATAACGAAAATTAATGCTCCATCTGGCATTTCAGAAAGGATTACTTTCAGACCTTCCTCACTTGTGAGACCTATGCAGATATGCTGCAACTCGTTTCTCGTGAGTACTATGACCTCTGCTGACTTCTCTACTATACCAACTCGTGGTTATAGAGATCTCCCCAGGTAAGAACATCTTCTTTCTCTCAATAACTGCCGTATCTACATAATTATCTTTTTGGTATTCTTTAGGGCGTTACAATGATGTGGTTGCTTACCCAGATAATTATGCCTCCTATCTCCCAGCCACATCACCGCTTTATTTGTTCAAATGTCTACCAGACATTTGGTTTTACTACGTAAAACAGCACAAAAAAGTGTTCGTCAGTACCGAGTTTTGTAGTCCTGCTTTCTTCAGTCCTAGTCTCACAACTAGCAACCTTGCAGCTTACTAATGGTTCAAGACGTTACTCTTGCACATAAGGGACTTGCACCCTCTAGATTAATTATTTACCTTTCAGTAAATCAAAAGATGCCCATGCTGGGCACACACAAAATGTAAACGGCATTAAAACGACCGTTTATACTAAACGTTGCCACACATTGCCTACAATAGATTTAAGCTGCACGGTAAATAGCAACGTCAGTAGGTTGGCCTAGATCCCTGGCAGGATTATTATTTCCACCGTAAAGAGCGTTAAAAATCAAAGGCTGTTTGAGCGATAGCGAGTTCATTTGATGTAGCGAATAAGAATGTGAAATATATCCGAAGGGGCAAGCCTTGATTTTCCCGCCTGCCGGCAGGCAGGTTTGGTTCGTTTTTTTATCAAGAAAAAAATGAACAGGTATTCAAAACTTATAAAAATAAACTCCAAGCCCTACACGCTCACCGCTCAACTCTAGGCTTAGCTCCTATAGCTTCTCACCTAATAACCCACATACGTATCATTATCTCCTAAAACCGCTCTGGCATTGAAAATACCGGATTATCTAGCGGCAAATTGAGTCTTTTAACGATTAAACAGACTTCTGAAAAAAATTCCGCTTTTACAAAAAACAGTTGCATAGCCAATTATTTTTATTTTACTTTAGTAACCGCAGGAGATTGCGACGCTTTCCCCCACAATTATGAACTGAAAACTTGCGTATTACCATACGTTAGCTTTAATATGAAGAAACACTTAATTTAAATGAAACTAAAACAGACTATTGGTTCTCAAAAAAAAGAGTTTGAACTAATTAACGAAACTGAACTGGTCATTAAAGAGAAATACCTATTAAGCACGAAGGAGCGGACCGTTGACATAGAATATATTGGCCATCAGAAAACAATAAAAACACATTCTAGAAAATCAGTAAATATTATTGGTTATTTTTTTATAATAATCGCAACAGTATGTTGGATTACGCCTTTTTTTACTGAAAACCAGAGCGAGAAACTTGACGTATTGATTTGGGGCGGTTTATTCATGACTGTTCTAGCTTTTACTTGTTTTAAAGCGCCAATGGACAATACCCTAACTTTAAGTGGTGGTCATATCAACCTAATTTTTTTTCTGGATTCACCCTCGAAAGAAGAAGTAGAAACTTTTGTTGCAAAACTGATATACCTATCGAAAGAAAAAATAAAGGAAAAATATTCAAGAATTGATTCCGACCTACCAGAGGAAACGTTTATGAACCAAATGAATTGGTTGCTCAATAACAAATTCATCAGTGAAAATGAATATCAGGAAAAGAAGAATGAATACAAAATTGGTAAATTGACCAAATAAATACTAAAGCTAAAAATGGCTATAGCCTTTACGTTAGCAACAATTAAAAAAATGATGCCGAAACACTTAATTGCAGGATTCATATTTGGAATAACAATGTCATTGCTATCGTGGATAGTAGGAATGATAATTAACGCTATTCTTTCTAAAACTGAATATTATCAAAAATTATCCAATTTTAATTTTATAAACAGTGAAATTATAAATAAAAATATCGGAATTAAATACTTCAAGTGGATTGTGAAAAATACTTTCTTCAAATTCTTTAATCAAAAAATAAAGGTGGAAAATAAAAAAACAGATTTAACCGAAATACGACACGAAATGACCCTATCAGAAATAAGTCACTTAATTGGGTTTATTTTTGTGGCAATAGTTGCAGTATATTTAAGTTTTGCTAAAAGCTCAATAGTCGGAATATCAATGATGATTCCGAATACTTTAATGAATTTATATCCTTCCTTATTACAACAAGAAAATAAAAGACGAATTGACAAGTTAATTAGCAGACGAATGAGAACTGTAGTTCAACACAGTGTATAAAACGTAATTAATTAATGCTAAATTGAAAGGTTATCGCTCATCTACAAAATTGGCAAAATTTCTAAATTTGGCTTTTATAAAAATAAAGATGAAAAAAACCTACTTGTGTATATCCTAGTTTAGCCCCTAATAAGTTCGCAGTGATCTTTTAAAACTTTTCTGGCATTGAAATACCCAACTTATTTAGTCCTGCAGCGTGTATTTCATTGTCTAAATAACCAATTATATATAATATGTACCGCTTCTTCGAAAAACAGTTGCAAAGCCAATTCTTTTTATTTTACTTTAGTACTTGCAAGCGATTGCAAAGCTCCCCCACTTTTTTAAAAAATAATATTCTCACATATATTTATACGTTTCCAACAAACTGAAAACGAACAGATGAAAAATAAAACGACCGAACAATTAAAATCGAACCTAAATACGATTAAAGGAATTACGATCACACTTATTTTTGCGATAACCCTTTTAATTGGAGTTACAGTTTATGGATTATTAACGAAAGAAGATAAATCTACATTTATTTCTTTACTTACAGTTGGAATCTCTTGTTGTGCAATTCTTCTGTTACACTATATTAATATGAAGAAAATTAAATCGGAACTGAATTTGAGAAAATTAAAGAATTAAATTTAAAAAATGAACTTTAAAACAACATTTCACTATATAAGTTATTTGCAATATCCGCTAATGCTAATTGGTTTTTATTTTGCGTTAAGTCCATATCTGATTGGAATGGAAAAATTAAGAGAAAACCCTGATGTAATTTTTGAAAACCTAAATAATTTACTAATATTTATGGGACTTGGAGTAAGTTTTTCCTCTTTGCAAGATACTACTAAAACACAAAATAATTTTTCAAAAAAAATATGGGAGAGCCCAAAAAAAGGAAAAATTACTATCATAACAATGTCCGTAACTATATTGCTATTTCTCATCTTGGGATTGATTGGTTTCTTAAATGCTAATAATGGAATTTTAAAAAATTTAGCGGTAGGACTTATCGTATTAAGTTTAGGGATGTTTGGTTTTTTAAAAGCTGCAATCGAAATGTTTGAGAACCATAGAAAAGATAAAAACCCAGATTAATTTCTAGAATTAATAATGTTGAATAGAAAAGCCAGTTGCCAAAAAAGAACTGAGCTAAAAAACAAACAAACTCTTCCTTAATCTAAGACAAGACTACTCTACGCTCATAGACTCTAAATTCAGATTCTTGAGCTTTTTTTATGCAATGAATCTGCTATTTATCCAGGCCCTATACGCTCACCGCTCAACCCTAAACTTAGCTTCTATATATTCTTAATAATAATCTACATACGTATCATTATACATTAACTTATACCCAGCTGTACGTTCCCACACATTCCCTACAATAGGTTTAAGCTGCACAGTAAATTGCAAAGTCAGTAGGTTGGCCTAGATTCCTGGCAGGATTGTTATTTCCACCGAAAAGAGCGTTAAAAATCAAATGCTGTTTGAGCGATAGCGAGTTCATTTGATTTAGCGAATAAGGATATGAAATATATCCGAAGGGGCAAGCCTTGATTTTCCCGCCTGCCGGCAGGCAGGTTTGGTTCGTTTTTTTATCAAGAAAAAAATGAACAGGTACCCAAAACTTATAAAAATAAACTCCAGTTACTACACGCATAGCGCTCCACCCTAAGTTTAGCTCTTATAAATTCTTACCTATTACACCAAGATACTTACCATTGTCTCTTAAAAACGTTCTAATATTGAAAATACCCGATTATG encodes:
- a CDS encoding IS3 family transposase, which produces MNAVYSKHKISKTNIINMVGMVHSSYYRTPSFGKKGNTPSKLTYHKSRGWVNQDAVIASIKEILSHEFIDCGYRLMTSYLKKEAYLINHKKLYRIMKEQGMLKLENRINRSGSGRKFVKFRKVNTSRPMECLEMDIKMVWIPNVGKNAYLLSIIDVHTRRILKDYFSFSIKQDKVIAFLSELFAEYQYPDNVVIRSDNGSQFIANNVREYLGLIGVQQEFTHIATPEENAHIEAYHGILKKEIFKRVDYTCFGQIEQILKRYVTFYNNTRLHGLLGRITPMEKWNADKHLILMKKITA
- a CDS encoding transposase; translated protein: MKYKKWTLDQKLEILSISEEIGIIEACRKYGVSTGTFYSWKTKHESQGEAGLKVIYDTKSKEHKQAEEENRILRKLLSNKEIELEVQRELLKKKFGTSDPRKI
- a CDS encoding DUF1877 family protein; translation: MFYRGQNIALLAVPEEVENILKKAERKLDSEYSDIIFHLPRAFQDDFQDFGHSDWIEFKNDAQDLVKNYPEGKFDSKFYIDTNRTYGVLDYLIAQRENVDINDSNSFFYDGIKFENCKSGQGFSLIYWDLNILQKKKKILDSLSFEKLYTFYDFRKMIDEGVYKIEQVNENIEELQNVFIEVKKFLKYAIELKGYVLVLKN